TTACTTCCCTTGCGAAAATTATCATCATTTGATCGCCGTAAATCATCTTTCCCGAACTGTCTATAATTCCAAGTCTGTCTCCGTCACCGTCAAACCCTATCCCTAAATCAAGGTTGTTTTCACGGACAAGTTTTTTAAGGTCTTCAAGGTTTTCTTCAACAGTTGGATCTGCCTCATGGTTTGGGAATGTTCCGTCCATATCGCAATAAATATCAAAAACTTCGCACCCAAGTCTTTTAAATATTTCAACAGCAAAGGGTCCAGCTGTTCCATTCCCGGCATCAACTCCGACCTTAAGCTTTTTGTTCAGAGTTATATCGTTTAAAATAAAGTCATAATAATCTTCTGTAATGCTTACAGATTTTGCAGTTCCCTTTCCTGAGTCATAATCGTTTGCTAAAATCATATTTTTTATTTTCTGGAGATCTTTTCCATGGAGGGAATCTGTACCTATATTAACTTTAAATCCATTATATTCAGGAGGGTTATGGCTTGCTGTAATCATTATTCCTCCATCAGATTTTAATTTGTGGATTGAATAATACAGCATTGGAGTGGTGGTAACTCCAATGTCTAGAACATCACAGCCCGCATCAATAAGTGCTTGTGTAGCTATTTTTCCGTAATTATCAGATGTTACTCTGCAGTCTCTAGAAAGGCAGATTGTTTTTCCGCTGTATCTTTTTATATACGAGCCAAGAGCTTTTGCTATGTTGTAGACATCTTTTTCATCCATATCTTTGCCCGCAATCCCGCGGATATCGTATTCTCTGAATATTTCAGGATTCATACACATCTCCTTTTTATTTTAAATATAAGCAAGTACAAAGCAAGTTGCTGAAGCCATTAAACAATACGGTGCAAAATAATAGAATTTTCCTTTAGTTAATACTTTTATTAAAAAAACAAGAGCTAAGTATCCTATGATAAAAGATATTAAAGTCCCTACAATCACAAAGAAAAGATTTTCTGCAATATAGTCTGGGGAAACATCTTTTAAGGCTAGAAGCTGTGCTCCAAGAATTGCAGGAACAGAAAGCAAAAATGAAAATTCTGCTGCAAATTTTTTGTCAAGTCCTAAAAAAAGTCCTGAAACAATGGTGGAACCTGATCTTGAAATTCCTGGGAAAACAGCAAAACCTTGAACAGTCCCAATAATTAAAGCTTTTTTAAGGGGATTTGAAAGGCTGTGTTGTTCTTTTTGAGAATTCTTTAAAAATTTTGATGCAAAAAGAAATGATGAGGTAATAAGAAGCATAAATCCTGTAAGAGCTATATTTGAAAAAATATGTTCTGAATATTTTTTTATTAAAAGGCCTATTGCAGCAGTGGGTATGCTTCCGACTATTATCATGAGTACAATTGTAAAATCTTTGTTTGAATTGTTTTTTATTCCCTGGAAGTCAAAACATGAGGCTGTCAGCTTTATGATTCTTTGGAAATAAAAAATTAAAATTGCACCAAGGGTTCCAACATGAAGGCAGATATCAAAAAAAATTTCAGGTTCTTTGATGCCTAGAATATGCTGAAAAATTACAAGATGACCTGAGCTGCTGATTGGGAGAAATTCTGTCAGGCCCTGGATTATTCCCAGAACAATAGAATTAAATAGATCCATAAATAGAACACTTTCTTTTGAGTTAAGTTAAGCTGATCTTTGAATCTGACCGAGTTTAAATTTTTCAGGTTGTACCATAATAGCTAAAAATGTAAACTCAAACTGGTTGTTT
The window above is part of the Desulforegulaceae bacterium genome. Proteins encoded here:
- a CDS encoding phosphomannomutase/phosphoglucomutase, with protein sequence MNPEIFREYDIRGIAGKDMDEKDVYNIAKALGSYIKRYSGKTICLSRDCRVTSDNYGKIATQALIDAGCDVLDIGVTTTPMLYYSIHKLKSDGGIMITASHNPPEYNGFKVNIGTDSLHGKDLQKIKNMILANDYDSGKGTAKSVSITEDYYDFILNDITLNKKLKVGVDAGNGTAGPFAVEIFKRLGCEVFDIYCDMDGTFPNHEADPTVEENLEDLKKLVRENNLDLGIGFDGDGDRLGIIDSSGKMIYGDQMMIIFAREVIKKNPGAVFISEVKCSLTMYEDIEKNGGKAIMWKTGHSKIKKKMKETKALLAGEMSGHIFFADRYFGHDDGIYAGCRMLEIIDRTNKSPSELISDVPKTFSTPEIRVECPENKKLSIVSKMTEIFKKTNKVIDIDGARILYDDGWGLIRSSNTQPVLVLRFESYTKEGLFRIQGEIEAQLEKLI
- the uppP gene encoding undecaprenyl-diphosphatase UppP, whose product is MDLFNSIVLGIIQGLTEFLPISSSGHLVIFQHILGIKEPEIFFDICLHVGTLGAILIFYFQRIIKLTASCFDFQGIKNNSNKDFTIVLMIIVGSIPTAAIGLLIKKYSEHIFSNIALTGFMLLITSSFLFASKFLKNSQKEQHSLSNPLKKALIIGTVQGFAVFPGISRSGSTIVSGLFLGLDKKFAAEFSFLLSVPAILGAQLLALKDVSPDYIAENLFFVIVGTLISFIIGYLALVFLIKVLTKGKFYYFAPYCLMASATCFVLAYI